A window of the Campylobacter massiliensis genome harbors these coding sequences:
- a CDS encoding fumarate reductase flavoprotein subunit, with translation MNVKYYDALVIGGGLAGLRAAVAAGEKGLSTVVLSLIPVKRSHSAAAQGGMQASLGNSKMSEGDNEDVHFADTVKGSDWGCDQQVARMFCQTAPKAIRELAAWGVPWTRITKGERSAIINAQKTTIVEKEEVHGLIHSRDFGGTKKWRTCFTADATGHTMLFAVANEALKHNVEIHDRKEAIALIHANNRCYGAIVRDLVNGEITAYVAKGTLIATGGYGRVYKHTTNAVVCEGIGAAIALETGVAQLGNMEAVQFHPTPIVPSGILLTEGCRGDGGILRDVDGYRFMPDYEPEKKELASRDVVSRRIMEHIRAGKGVPSPYGYHVWLDISILGREHIEKNLRDVQEICEIFNGIDPADTEVYTDENGRQRGKGWAPILPMQHYSMGGIKTKPTGESPTLAGLFSAGEAACWDMHGFNRLGGNSVSETVVAGMIVGDYFADYCGKHEIEINTNDIEKFVKKEEDYLKSLVEKEGKFNVFEIKNKMKDIMWEHVAIFRTGEGLAVAVKELEELYKQSLDVKVANKALFGNPELEEAYRVPKMLKLALCIAKGALDRTESRGAHCREDYPKRDDLNWLNRTLTSWKEGDTLPTIVYEPLDIMKMEIPPAFRGYGAKGNIIEHPDSAVRQAQVDEIRAKMEAEGKGRYEIQEALMHYDLQPKYKAPNERAGIGYE, from the coding sequence ATGAACGTAAAATATTATGATGCATTAGTTATCGGAGGCGGTCTAGCGGGGCTTCGAGCTGCCGTTGCCGCTGGAGAAAAGGGGCTAAGTACGGTAGTTTTAAGCCTAATTCCGGTTAAGCGCTCGCACTCTGCGGCTGCGCAAGGTGGCATGCAAGCCTCTTTGGGAAATTCAAAAATGAGCGAAGGCGACAACGAGGATGTGCACTTTGCCGACACGGTAAAAGGTAGCGACTGGGGCTGTGATCAGCAAGTTGCACGTATGTTTTGTCAAACTGCGCCTAAGGCGATCCGCGAGCTAGCTGCTTGGGGCGTGCCTTGGACTCGTATAACAAAAGGCGAGAGAAGCGCTATCATCAACGCTCAAAAAACGACTATCGTAGAAAAAGAAGAGGTCCACGGACTCATCCACTCTCGCGACTTTGGCGGAACTAAAAAATGGAGAACATGCTTTACGGCGGACGCCACCGGTCACACTATGCTTTTTGCCGTAGCAAACGAAGCTCTAAAGCACAACGTCGAAATCCACGACAGAAAAGAAGCTATCGCGCTAATCCACGCAAACAACCGCTGTTACGGCGCGATCGTCCGCGATCTAGTTAACGGCGAGATCACGGCATACGTCGCAAAAGGTACTCTAATCGCTACGGGCGGCTACGGCAGGGTTTATAAACACACTACAAACGCCGTAGTTTGCGAAGGTATCGGCGCGGCTATCGCACTTGAGACCGGCGTAGCTCAGCTAGGAAATATGGAAGCGGTGCAGTTTCACCCGACTCCGATCGTTCCAAGCGGTATCTTGCTAACAGAAGGTTGCCGCGGCGACGGCGGAATTTTACGCGACGTAGACGGATATCGCTTTATGCCCGACTACGAGCCTGAGAAAAAAGAACTAGCTAGCCGCGACGTCGTAAGCCGCCGCATCATGGAGCATATCCGCGCAGGCAAGGGCGTACCTAGCCCATACGGATATCACGTTTGGCTAGATATCTCGATCCTAGGACGCGAGCATATCGAGAAAAACTTACGCGACGTTCAAGAAATTTGCGAAATCTTTAACGGCATCGATCCTGCCGACACCGAAGTATACACCGACGAGAACGGACGACAGCGCGGTAAAGGCTGGGCGCCGATCCTTCCTATGCAGCACTACTCTATGGGCGGCATAAAAACCAAGCCTACAGGCGAGAGCCCGACGCTAGCGGGTCTATTTAGCGCCGGCGAGGCTGCTTGCTGGGATATGCACGGATTTAACCGTCTAGGCGGCAACTCTGTTTCGGAAACTGTCGTCGCGGGCATGATCGTGGGCGATTATTTTGCCGACTACTGCGGTAAGCACGAGATCGAGATAAACACTAACGACATCGAAAAATTCGTTAAAAAAGAGGAAGACTATCTAAAGAGCCTTGTCGAAAAAGAGGGCAAATTTAACGTATTTGAGATCAAAAACAAGATGAAAGACATCATGTGGGAGCACGTGGCGATCTTTAGAACCGGCGAAGGTCTAGCCGTAGCGGTAAAAGAGCTTGAAGAGCTTTATAAACAATCTTTGGACGTCAAAGTAGCAAACAAGGCGCTTTTTGGCAACCCTGAGCTTGAGGAAGCCTACCGCGTACCAAAGATGCTAAAACTGGCCCTTTGTATCGCAAAAGGCGCGCTTGATCGCACCGAGAGCCGTGGAGCGCACTGCCGTGAGGACTATCCGAAACGCGACGACCTAAACTGGCTAAACAGAACTCTAACTAGCTGGAAAGAGGGCGATACGCTACCGACTATCGTGTATGAGCCGCTTGATATTATGAAAATGGAAATTCCGCCGGCATTCCGCGGATACGGAGCCAAGGGCAACATCATCGAGCACCCCGACAGCGCCGTACGCCAAGCGCAGGTCGATGAGATCCGCGCCAAAATGGAAGCCGAAGGCAAAGGCAGATACGAGATCCAAGAAGCGCTAATGCACTATGATCTTCAGCCTAAATATAAAGCACCAAACGAAAGAGCAGGAATAGGATATGAGTAG
- a CDS encoding fumarate reductase iron-sulfur subunit, with translation MSRKITIKAFKYNPLSKISKPHFATYELEETDGMTLFIALNQIREKFDPDLSFDFVCRAGICGSCGMLVNGTPKLACRTLTKDYPNGVIELMPLPVFKLLKDLSVDTGNWMNAMSKRVESWIHTDHETDISKLEEKVEPEVAQEVFELDRCIECGICVAACGTAIMRPDFIGAVGLNRVARFKIDALDKRTDEDFYELIGDDDGVFGCMTLLGCEDNCPKHLPLQSRIAYMRRKMAVIK, from the coding sequence ATGAGTAGAAAAATAACCATAAAAGCATTTAAATATAATCCGTTAAGCAAAATTTCAAAGCCGCATTTTGCGACCTACGAGCTAGAGGAAACCGACGGCATGACGCTTTTTATAGCGTTAAATCAAATTCGCGAGAAATTTGACCCGGATCTTAGCTTTGACTTCGTTTGCCGCGCCGGTATCTGCGGCAGCTGCGGTATGCTAGTTAACGGTACGCCAAAGCTTGCTTGCCGTACGCTAACCAAAGACTATCCAAACGGCGTGATCGAGCTTATGCCTCTGCCGGTATTTAAGCTACTAAAAGACCTAAGCGTAGACACGGGCAACTGGATGAATGCGATGAGTAAGCGCGTGGAGAGCTGGATACACACCGACCACGAGACCGATATCTCTAAGCTTGAGGAAAAAGTCGAGCCTGAAGTAGCGCAAGAGGTATTCGAGCTTGACCGCTGCATCGAGTGCGGTATCTGCGTAGCTGCGTGCGGTACGGCTATCATGAGGCCTGATTTTATCGGTGCGGTCGGACTTAACCGCGTAGCTAGATTTAAAATCGACGCGCTTGACAAGCGAACCGACGAGGACTTTTACGAGCTTATCGGCGATGATGACGGCGTGTTTGGCTGTATGACTTTGCTAGGCTGCGAGGATAACTGCCCTAAACACCTCCCGCTACAAAGCAGGATCGCGTATATGCGCAGAAAGATGGCTGTAATAAAGTAG
- a CDS encoding Hpt domain-containing protein — protein MGILKSLEIDYSYDIVEEFLSHYSLMCDLMEPLIIGLARNDRYNANINELFRIFHNIKSASSFMKLNPIFKLTTLAEEICGEARELQGPANDDFVDWLLLVSDQFEKYKNDIETDAEFFGVLDANIVKIPQKLDV, from the coding sequence ATGGGAATACTAAAAAGCCTCGAGATAGACTACTCTTACGATATTGTGGAGGAGTTTTTGTCGCATTACTCCTTGATGTGCGACCTGATGGAACCTCTCATCATCGGGCTAGCTAGAAACGATAGATATAACGCCAACATTAACGAGCTTTTTAGAATTTTTCACAACATCAAGTCCGCCTCGAGCTTTATGAAGCTCAATCCGATATTTAAACTAACGACATTGGCAGAGGAAATTTGCGGCGAGGCTAGAGAGCTACAAGGACCCGCAAACGATGATTTTGTAGACTGGTTACTTTTGGTGAGTGATCAGTTTGAAAAGTACAAAAACGATATAGAAACCGATGCGGAGTTTTTCGGGGTTTTAGATGCAAATATCGTAAAAATCCCCCAAAAACTAGACGTTTGA
- the panB gene encoding 3-methyl-2-oxobutanoate hydroxymethyltransferase has product MPKNDKKITIYDIINKKTAQPIVMITAYDALFARLFDDYVDIILVGDSLNMSFNGKKDTLSLKTNDALYHVKAVLQGAKHAFVVADMPFGSYQDEKSALKNATKFIKAGADAVKFEGGLKAAPIVKRLAGEGINVMAHIGLMPQFVRNEGGYKIKGRSETDEARLIEEAQALEQAGAFSAVLEGTVSSVAAKIAKSVQMPIIGIGAGADVDGQVLVWSDMLGFFDEFKPKFVKRYLDGANLVRTAVEAYAREVREKTFPCEEFEYKI; this is encoded by the coding sequence ATGCCGAAAAATGACAAAAAAATTACAATTTATGATATAATTAACAAAAAGACTGCCCAGCCTATCGTTATGATCACGGCTTACGACGCTCTTTTTGCGCGGCTTTTTGATGATTACGTCGACATTATCTTGGTAGGCGACAGTCTAAATATGAGCTTTAACGGCAAAAAAGATACGCTTAGCCTAAAAACGAACGACGCGCTCTATCACGTTAAGGCCGTTTTGCAGGGCGCAAAGCACGCTTTTGTTGTGGCGGATATGCCCTTTGGTAGCTATCAGGACGAAAAATCTGCGTTAAAAAACGCGACTAAATTTATCAAAGCAGGCGCAGACGCGGTCAAATTTGAAGGCGGTCTAAAGGCCGCTCCTATCGTAAAAAGGCTAGCGGGCGAAGGCATAAACGTGATGGCCCACATCGGGCTCATGCCTCAGTTCGTGCGAAACGAGGGCGGCTACAAGATAAAAGGGCGCAGCGAGACCGACGAAGCGCGCCTTATCGAAGAAGCGCAGGCTCTGGAGCAAGCAGGGGCATTCTCGGCTGTGCTAGAGGGTACGGTTAGCAGCGTCGCCGCAAAAATCGCAAAGAGCGTGCAAATGCCTATCATCGGTATCGGGGCGGGTGCCGACGTAGATGGACAGGTGCTTGTGTGGAGCGATATGCTCGGCTTTTTTGACGAGTTTAAGCCAAAATTCGTTAAACGATACCTTGACGGCGCAAATTTGGTGCGAACGGCGGTAGAAGCCTATGCTCGCGAAGTTAGAGAAAAGACCTTCCCCTGCGAGGAGTTCGAGTATAAAATTTAG
- a CDS encoding tetratricopeptide repeat protein encodes MKILLILATFFSALTASNPNFGLGIDSLGEQNEQTQNEKRFSKREEAARQAIENADYDAAFKILSPLCEEGDAMSCAVLGSMHFSGLGAEKSNEKAELFFEKSCELGNGTGCFDLALLNVKEIFGPKDENKIFSLYEKGCELGSEAACNNLGLIYESQNDLKKSVNLYAKACRKFDGAGCYNYGRMMHEGLGAEHDLASAQKAFDTSCYMKNALGCYALGYVYEHAQGVEFAVYDAYDGYSRACKLGNDDGCRALGFENYEKNIEIYEKFESIAEGCKFGNDSDCKLLKARIAEF; translated from the coding sequence TTGAAAATTTTATTGATTTTAGCGACGTTTTTTAGCGCGCTAACGGCTTCAAATCCGAATTTTGGACTAGGTATCGATAGCCTAGGCGAGCAAAACGAACAAACGCAGAACGAGAAGCGATTTTCTAAGCGCGAGGAGGCCGCAAGGCAAGCTATCGAAAACGCCGATTATGATGCGGCTTTTAAGATTTTATCGCCGCTTTGCGAGGAGGGCGACGCGATGAGTTGCGCGGTGCTTGGCAGTATGCATTTTAGCGGGCTTGGGGCCGAGAAAAGCAACGAAAAAGCCGAGCTTTTCTTTGAAAAATCGTGCGAGCTGGGAAACGGCACGGGTTGCTTTGACCTGGCGCTTTTAAACGTCAAGGAAATTTTCGGTCCCAAAGATGAAAATAAAATATTCAGCCTCTACGAAAAAGGCTGCGAGCTAGGCTCTGAAGCGGCTTGCAACAACCTGGGCCTCATCTACGAATCGCAAAACGATCTCAAAAAATCCGTAAATTTATATGCCAAAGCGTGCAGGAAATTTGACGGCGCGGGCTGCTATAACTACGGCAGGATGATGCATGAGGGTCTTGGCGCAGAGCACGATCTGGCAAGCGCGCAAAAGGCTTTTGATACCTCGTGCTACATGAAAAACGCGCTTGGCTGCTATGCTCTGGGTTATGTTTACGAGCACGCGCAGGGCGTGGAGTTTGCGGTTTACGATGCGTACGACGGCTATTCGCGCGCTTGCAAGCTCGGTAACGACGACGGCTGCAGGGCTCTGGGTTTTGAAAACTATGAAAAAAATATCGAAATTTACGAAAAATTCGAGTCCATCGCGGAGGGGTGTAAATTTGGCAACGATAGCGACTGCAAGCTTTTAAAAGCGAGGATAGCGGAGTTTTAA
- the ruvB gene encoding Holliday junction branch migration DNA helicase RuvB codes for MDRIVEIEKISFENDFEVSLRPTRFEDYIGQEKIKQNLGVFIKAAKKRGECLDHVLFYGPPGLGKTTLAHIIANEMGVSIKMTAAPMIEKSGDLAAVLTNLQEGDVLFIDEIHRLSPAIEEVLYPAMEDFRLDIIIGSGPAAQTIKIDLPKFTLIGATTRAGMISAPLRDRFGMDFRLQFYTREELARIVQIASVKLGKECEKAAALEVAARSRATPRIALRLLKRIRDFAEVNDEAVISQPRAKEALDALGVNDIGFDEMDIKYLEILLAAKRRPMGLSTIAAALSEDEGTVEDVIEPYLLANGYIERTAKGRLASAKAYEVFKLKFDEDTQKGLFEE; via the coding sequence ATGGATAGAATAGTCGAAATAGAAAAAATAAGCTTTGAAAACGATTTTGAGGTGTCGCTGCGCCCAACGCGCTTTGAGGACTACATCGGACAGGAAAAAATCAAGCAAAATTTAGGCGTCTTTATAAAGGCTGCCAAAAAGCGCGGCGAGTGCCTGGATCACGTGCTCTTCTACGGGCCTCCGGGCCTTGGTAAGACGACTCTGGCGCACATCATCGCAAACGAAATGGGCGTGAGCATCAAGATGACGGCCGCACCCATGATAGAAAAAAGCGGCGATCTAGCGGCGGTGCTGACAAATTTGCAAGAGGGCGACGTGCTCTTTATCGACGAGATACACAGGCTAAGCCCCGCGATCGAGGAGGTGCTGTATCCGGCGATGGAGGACTTTCGCCTAGATATCATTATAGGCTCGGGGCCTGCGGCGCAGACTATCAAGATCGACCTGCCTAAATTTACGCTTATCGGCGCTACGACGCGCGCGGGAATGATCTCGGCACCCCTGCGAGATAGATTTGGGATGGATTTTAGGCTGCAGTTTTACACCCGAGAGGAGCTGGCTCGTATCGTGCAGATCGCCTCGGTGAAGCTCGGCAAAGAGTGCGAAAAAGCCGCAGCTCTCGAGGTCGCCGCTCGCTCACGCGCCACGCCTAGGATCGCGCTGCGGCTGTTAAAGCGCATACGAGACTTCGCCGAGGTAAATGACGAAGCCGTCATCTCGCAACCTCGCGCCAAAGAGGCTTTGGACGCGCTTGGCGTAAACGATATCGGCTTTGACGAGATGGATATCAAGTATCTAGAAATCCTGCTCGCCGCCAAACGTCGCCCGATGGGGCTAAGCACGATCGCCGCGGCTCTAAGCGAGGACGAGGGTACGGTCGAGGACGTGATCGAGCCCTATCTGCTCGCTAACGGCTACATCGAGCGCACGGCAAAAGGCAGGCTAGCAAGCGCCAAAGCCTACGAGGTATTTAAGCTCAAATTTGACGAGGATACGCAAAAAGGATTGTTTGAGGAGTGA
- a CDS encoding AI-2E family transporter, giving the protein MKNNRIFFGLLMLCALGLVGYLFKPFLLNIFIAALLAVATSNVNVKFLQLTKGKRTLSAALTTLALFSLFIAPLLYAVIELAKHAASFNTGYVTNTLDYFQSGKFQLPEPIKFLEPKIKEIVADIDVKAISANLIANLAGIGKSSVNFLVDVIFILVFFFFALLYGSELVGYLKNALPMKESESEFILSEVANVMSVVLYSIVINAILQGCLFAIITISYGYNGFLMGILFAFTSLVPVVGGLLAWGPISLYEFANGNTAAAIVIAVYTIVVISIVADTFLKPIVIKFINDRLVKIPTKINELLLFFSMIAGITTFGFWGLILGPAIVTFFISTIKLYTLLKERAVV; this is encoded by the coding sequence ATGAAAAACAACCGCATATTTTTCGGGCTTTTGATGCTGTGCGCGTTAGGACTGGTGGGCTACCTTTTTAAGCCGTTTTTGCTAAATATCTTTATCGCCGCCTTGCTAGCCGTCGCCACCTCAAACGTCAACGTCAAATTTTTGCAACTAACGAAAGGCAAAAGAACGCTATCGGCGGCTCTTACGACGCTAGCGCTGTTTTCGCTATTTATCGCGCCGCTTTTATACGCCGTGATCGAGCTGGCTAAACACGCGGCAAGCTTTAACACCGGCTACGTAACAAACACGCTAGATTATTTTCAAAGCGGCAAATTTCAGCTACCAGAACCGATCAAATTTCTAGAACCAAAAATCAAAGAGATAGTCGCCGATATCGACGTCAAGGCCATCTCGGCAAATCTCATCGCAAATTTAGCCGGTATAGGAAAATCAAGCGTAAATTTTCTCGTAGACGTGATTTTTATCCTCGTATTTTTCTTTTTCGCCCTACTTTACGGCAGCGAGCTTGTTGGCTACCTAAAAAATGCGCTTCCGATGAAGGAGAGCGAGAGCGAGTTTATCCTCAGCGAAGTGGCCAACGTCATGAGCGTCGTGCTTTACTCTATCGTGATAAACGCGATTTTGCAGGGTTGCCTCTTTGCTATCATCACGATTTCCTACGGCTACAACGGCTTTTTGATGGGCATACTCTTTGCCTTTACGTCGCTCGTGCCGGTAGTAGGCGGCTTGCTTGCTTGGGGGCCTATTAGCCTTTACGAGTTTGCCAACGGCAACACAGCGGCTGCGATCGTCATCGCCGTCTATACCATCGTCGTGATCTCTATCGTCGCAGATACGTTTTTAAAGCCGATCGTGATTAAATTTATCAACGATAGACTCGTCAAAATCCCGACTAAAATAAACGAACTGCTGCTATTTTTTTCGATGATTGCGGGCATAACGACCTTTGGCTTTTGGGGGCTTATCTTGGGGCCTGCGATCGTGACGTTTTTTATCTCGACGATCAAGCTTTATACATTGCTTAAAGAGCGCGCCGTCGTGTAA
- a CDS encoding OprD family outer membrane porin produces the protein MKLAKLSLAAVLALGFLGAANAADTFGEAFTKGKLAGKIQATYVDQKDERAPIHDEQMTSIQLELGYVTDPFYGFRLGVTGQGNFLPFNSMRKSGTLYDKEWRTQGAVMSEAYLGYGIGQTDIKFGRQYVNTPLVAGNPTRAFKEAFEGLTIVNKDIPNTALIGGWYYKFQGRSAVVTGGKEGRAPHFKDRVIVGGMGPVAYEFDNIFTGAVINQSIPNLKLTGAYARVTDLRRGALQGDINFYLAEANYKVPVGDFKLGFDAMYKGSRTTRGLEDLNYDGNMIGLRAGIYDFVGFSASYAYTTVGDNDALAFGLGNGPGSYTLLPIRGPFVFTGYAGMNTHKLLFEYDFKEVGAEGLKAKLHLVKGKQDAPHRNAGPTAANTHMNVKGWAAQVSYDMPWVKGLSASVTYTALERKNFDAMGAVKKTDNNELWLQLGYKFNLLN, from the coding sequence ATGAAACTAGCAAAACTAAGTTTAGCCGCTGTTTTGGCGCTTGGCTTTTTGGGTGCCGCAAACGCAGCCGACACCTTCGGAGAGGCGTTTACCAAAGGAAAACTAGCGGGTAAGATCCAGGCTACCTACGTGGATCAAAAAGACGAGCGCGCGCCGATACACGACGAGCAGATGACGTCTATACAGCTTGAGCTTGGCTACGTGACCGATCCGTTTTACGGCTTTAGGCTCGGCGTTACGGGGCAGGGTAACTTCTTGCCGTTTAACAGCATGAGAAAAAGCGGCACCTTGTACGATAAAGAGTGGAGAACGCAGGGCGCGGTAATGTCTGAGGCATATCTGGGCTACGGCATAGGGCAGACCGATATAAAATTCGGCCGTCAATACGTAAATACTCCGCTAGTAGCGGGCAACCCGACTCGCGCGTTTAAAGAGGCGTTTGAGGGCCTAACGATCGTAAATAAAGACATACCAAACACCGCATTGATCGGAGGTTGGTATTATAAATTTCAAGGCAGAAGCGCCGTCGTAACGGGCGGTAAAGAGGGGCGCGCTCCGCACTTTAAAGATAGAGTCATCGTCGGCGGTATGGGACCCGTGGCGTACGAGTTTGATAATATCTTTACCGGCGCGGTCATCAACCAAAGCATACCGAATCTAAAACTAACCGGCGCATACGCTAGAGTGACCGATCTTAGACGCGGCGCGCTGCAAGGCGACATCAACTTCTATCTAGCCGAGGCAAACTACAAAGTACCCGTCGGCGACTTTAAACTCGGATTTGACGCGATGTATAAAGGCTCTCGCACCACAAGAGGCTTAGAAGATCTAAACTACGACGGAAATATGATCGGTCTAAGAGCGGGGATTTATGATTTCGTGGGCTTTAGCGCCTCTTACGCCTATACGACCGTCGGCGACAACGACGCTTTGGCGTTTGGTCTAGGTAACGGTCCCGGCTCATACACGCTGCTTCCTATACGCGGACCTTTCGTGTTTACTGGCTATGCGGGTATGAATACGCATAAGCTTTTGTTTGAATATGACTTTAAAGAAGTCGGCGCCGAGGGCCTAAAAGCAAAACTACATCTAGTAAAAGGCAAGCAAGACGCCCCTCACCGCAACGCCGGTCCGACAGCGGCTAACACGCATATGAACGTCAAAGGCTGGGCGGCGCAGGTTAGCTACGATATGCCGTGGGTCAAAGGGCTAAGCGCAAGCGTCACCTACACGGCTCTTGAGAGAAAGAACTTTGACGCTATGGGCGCGGTTAAAAAGACCGACAACAACGAGCTTTGGCTGCAACTCGGATATAAATTTAACCTTCTAAACTAG
- a CDS encoding ClbS/DfsB family four-helix bundle protein has translation MPRPTNKIDLLNDSEANFKKLLSLVESLSEAQQEAKFDFEDRDKCVRDVLAHLYEWHLLLINFIQKNLSGERASFLPEPYNWKTYPQMNVQIWRKHQDTPLCEAKTLLAQTHEKAMQLTANFSDEELFARGYFNFTGNLNLAAYVIGSTSSHYDWAIKKIRKHKRSLKSGS, from the coding sequence ATGCCGCGACCGACGAATAAAATAGACCTACTAAACGATTCGGAGGCAAATTTTAAAAAACTTTTGTCGCTAGTTGAGAGCTTGAGTGAGGCGCAGCAAGAGGCCAAATTTGACTTCGAGGATAGAGATAAATGCGTCCGAGACGTGCTCGCACACCTTTACGAGTGGCACTTGCTTTTGATAAATTTTATCCAAAAGAACCTAAGCGGTGAGCGGGCTTCGTTTTTACCCGAGCCGTACAACTGGAAAACCTACCCGCAGATGAATGTGCAAATTTGGCGCAAGCACCAAGATACGCCGCTTTGCGAGGCTAAAACTCTGCTGGCGCAAACTCACGAAAAAGCAATGCAGCTTACGGCAAATTTTAGCGACGAGGAGCTTTTTGCGCGCGGATATTTTAACTTCACGGGCAATCTAAATCTCGCCGCCTACGTCATCGGCAGCACCTCATCACACTACGACTGGGCGATAAAAAAGATAAGAAAACACAAAAGAAGCCTAAAATCCGGCTCGTGA